One genomic segment of Drosophila melanogaster chromosome 3L includes these proteins:
- the E(bx) gene encoding enhancer of bithorax, isoform G, whose product MSGRGSRKRGRPPKTPNERASGRFNYQLLKKPKYLSEGKSQPSTPSASRGISPQSDEGSRSSHNNHTNRSRGSAAKRGRGRKSAVQPNTSSYSGRKGYESEYHYGSDFGDSEEDKSDNEDDMLLTPSDDESLEVANESESEFSVCSFNQNGVGRPPRPPSPEPVWLQEGRQYAALDLPDSSEDLFIANTHVLRALSIYEVLRRFRHMVRLSPFRFEDLCAALACEEQSALLTEVHIMLLKAILREEDAQGTHFGPLDQKDTVNISLYLIDSITWPEVLRSYVESDKTFDRNVFHILSHTEYPYTGIDNRLEVLQFLSDQFLTSNSIRDVMLQEGPIHYDDHCRVCHRLGDLLCCETCPAVYHLECVDPPMNDVPTEDWQCGLCRSHKVSGVVDCVLPQEKQGVLIRHDSLGVDRHGRKYWFIARRIFIEDQENFTCWYYSTTSKLKLLLSRLDAEELETRLHSQITERRDEIERQMKLTETLTNEHKHTKRSVIEIEQEAKNELLEKEVLDEDEKDGDAKSESQSIEGTKKQEECKMVTRQKSNQLTNGTLHFKLGMEQGFKNYVNQYSTNPIALNKPQRNEERDKRRHLSHKFSLTTASDFKWIGITMGTTDNMITTLRQTLINFESNIAASFLNINWVVNKKIWNAAVMNARRPSEFAVVLLLFQASLKSVVFANVWHEQLGHTTLQRITSAEREERKKLEKREKRERDDEEERNRLAFNYIKYTLGLKHQVWKQKGEEYRVHGQWGWLWLSSSRRCGVRARRAQPLTHNRVYVHYTMGEENDVNEIILVDPRTQRFMQQCESSNVDGQVCHYLPDQYKNVKVIEDVTEKIKGHIDVSKALNAPGRTYYSKVARKSRLDDLLDRRLKLAEVEEQMASKIPSDMKPLLVSSQNNTANSKQTFLEKRLLRLTEVQAKGGPANVNLELVNSLAKQIQTVRLQFSQLNRFAKVFRCYTKECNTNSNAVSQITQNTCYSPLCLQKARAKKELLLLLRKAHTAGNGSKETVAAILGAVKKPSILEQKLTEGKRESTQVAVDDSEEGKPAESEAPLDLLQDWEHARAHAVPFSDSLLTECILVDQECVTNTKIKQEVNASSGCNTTPDSNTQDSDKIDYIESMDVCSNVEIESTEDSIVTGLNSGNAEDVDMTPGWRRKRNQKSKKSYIGTKDVLDQTLDKDIPLNKQNRRFPITARPVKRECVKKYERETFENGNERVYSTSSPRGRVYLLNDAAKLYEQAVKTEDKSTITKKPSYSRYPLISNFLTHKKKRSLLVLPRFELLKLARLGGKSSTNGFHHAAKNNTIWQYQCSRPLFRTCWSYRTSNATSLSSLALQLRILWSCLRWDDMIAKPPSTDGKHQVTTDTEIVTLELLKLRHSGRYGEKTSYLRRKVVIPLEMPKTVREVTSIRSGLRKRKRAESPQPTEPQITEEWVDEDKLELWEIKFMGEKQEKARLSAVTRSVASRQLEASGSNGSNTSTNGALGVAGRVQLAPKLSEDVKEKMEQQLKLQRAVHQQRKLVATGEITRSVTPVKGQVIGSRRVIVKNPDGTTRIIQQAVTQVSRTGGANTAAAAASPTVGGSTSTQSNPSTSTPHKVQIIRGPDGKVSVRGLNPGQQLVQMPDGKLHVLTTTTSSNSAGQGNKMKVPIKPASTSSSPAISSAQTTTNPVTPVIKQIAVKHVTKNSATQSIASSSRVALPLAQIKNKLLLAQQQQQSTSSSPATSSSPVQKIVSKVVNTSTSGQTLQQVFVQSGSKLVVGQNAQGQKVIISTSAAQQQGTSPVQQQQLVQSQPIQQSPQQISMTQVGNQPTQKVIQQIVNTSNVQQQIVVGGQRIILSPGQTIVTQRNVPQSQALQMVQQQIQTQQQQQQHHVVQPQQQFVVQSNQIVQSSPSAQTKLVKQLVVQQQSQQTIEEKTQITTTDSNETGTQQVLVPNSTLAQQLAQGKLQVATVNGQQVIVKPLGNNQAQIVAHIKHQGDGNAHIVTSNSATAVPQANPQTSPVKQQALPPQSPQQVVVQQQQIHQQSPTNFESGVTPITQQPVLTQAVQAPAQQQALSVEESLLQNQPPGTVIKCVTAQVLQTEHGPRIVLQGLVGNDFTAQQLQLVQTQVKQQLMKAQESNGKLGVLGPTKIYLAVQPENAVQSQPPPLTPVHQSAAHQQVAWSKFYN is encoded by the exons atGAGCGGTCGCGGCAGCCGTAAACGTGGACGTCCGCCAAAGACGCCCAACGAACGCGCATCAGGACGCTTCAATTACCAGCTTCTCAAGAAGCCGAAGTATCTCAGCGAGGGAAAGTCGCAGCCCAGCACTCCGTCGGCATCCAGGGGCATTTCTCCACAGAGCGACGagggcagcaggagcagccacaacaaccaCACCAATCGCAGTCGCGGGAGCGCCGCTAAGAGGGGACGAGGCCGCAAATCCGCCGTGCAACCGAACACCAGTAGCTACTCTGGAAGGAAAG GGTACGAGTCGGAGTATCACTACGGGTCAGATTTTGGGGATTCCGAAGAAGATAAATCCGATAATGAGGATGATATGCTGCTTACTCCCAGCGACGACGAGAGCCTAGAAGTAGCCAACGAGAGCGAATCAGAGTTTTCCGTGTGCAGCTTTAACCAAAATGGAGTTGGTCGGCCGCCACGTCCTCCTAGCCCAGAACCTGTGTGGCTGCAGGAAGGTCGTCAGTATGCAGCGCTTGATTTGCCGGACTCGTCGGAGGATCTTTTCATTGCTAATACACACGTTTTGCGCGCGCTAAGTATCTATGAAGTACTGCGACGATTTCGCCACATGGTCCGCCTTTCACCATTCCGATTTGAAGACTTGTGTGCAGCGCTGGCTTGTGAGGAGCAAAGTGCATTATTGACGGAGGTACACATAATGCTGCTTAAAGCGATTCTTCGAGAAGAGGACGCGCAGGGTACACATTTTGGCCCGCTGGATCAAAAAGATACGGTTAATATAAGTCTTTACCTGATTGACTCTATAACGTGGCCGGAAGTTTTGCGAAGCTATGTAGAAAGCGATAAGACATTTGATCGCAACGTGTTTCACATTTTAAGCCACACTGAATACCCTTACACGGGCATTGACAACCGGCTTGAAGTGCTCCAGTTTCTGTCAGATCAATTTTTAACTTCCAATTCTATACGAGATGTAATGCTGCAGGAGGGACCTATTCATTATGATGACCATTGCCGAGTGTGCCATCGGCTCGGTGATTTATTATGTTGCGAGACGTGCCCTGCTGTCTATCATTTGGAATGTGTAGACCCGCCAATGAATGACGTACCTACTGAGGATTGGCAGTGCGGGCTTTGCCGCTCGCATAAGGTAAGTGGCGTAGTGGACTGCGTGTTGCCACAAGAAAAACAAGGCGTGCTAATCCGGCATGATAGCCTCGGTGTTGATCGTCATGGGCGCAAATATTGGTTTATTGCACGTCGCATTTTTATCGAGGATCAGGAGAACTTTACATGCTGGTATTACAGTACGACAAGTAAGTTAAAATTGCTGCTCAGTCGACTGGACGCCGAAGAACTGGAAACTCGTCTGCATAGCCAGATTACAGAAAGGAGAGACGAAATCGAGCGCCAAATGAAACTGACTGAGACCTTAACCAATGAACACAAACACACGAAGCGTAGTGTTATCGAAATCGAACAAGAGGCTAAAAATGAACTTTTGGAGAAAGAGGTGCTTGACGAGGATGAAAAAGATGGTGATGCTAAATCTGAGAGTCAATCTATAGAGGgaacaaaaaaacaagaagaatGTAAAATGGTCACGCGTCAAAAATCCAATCAGCTGACTAATGGTACTTTGCATTTTAAACTTGGCATGGAGCAAGGATTTAAGAACTATGTCAACCAGTATTCAACAAATCCAATTGCACTCAACAAGCCGCAACGAAACGAGGAGCGAGATAAGCGACGCCATCTGTCCCATAAGTTCTCGTTAACGACGGCTTCTGACTTTAAATGGATCGGTATAACCATGGGAACTACTGACAATATGATAACAACTCTAAGGCAAACATTGATAAACTTCGAATCCAATATAGCAGCttcctttttaaatattaactgggtagttaacaaaaaaatttgGAATGCTGCGGTGATGAACGCCCGTCGACCTTCTGAATTTGCGGTAGTATTGTTACTTTTTCAAGCGTCCCTTAAGAGCGTTGTTTTTGCCAACGTCTGGCATGAGCAACTCGGACACACAACTTTGCAACGCATAACTAGTGCCGAACGAGAGGAGCGAAAAAAACTAGAAAAGCGAGAGAAGCGCGAGCGGGATGATGAGGAAGAACGTAATCGCTTAGCATTTAACTACATAAAGTATACCCTGGGTCTCAAACATCAAGTCTGGAAGCAAAAAGGAGAAGAATACCGGGTCCACGGGCAATGGGGCTGGCTTTGGCTCTCAAGCAGTCGACGCTGTGGTGTTCGTGCACGTCGAGCCCAACCTCTAACACACAATAGAGTCTACGTACATTACACCATGGGAGAGGAAAACGAcgtaaatgaaattattttagtCGACCCACGCACCCAACGGTTTATGCAACAATGTGAGTCAAGCAATGTCGATGGTCAGGTGTGTCATTATTTACCGGACCaatataaaaatgtgaaagTTATAGAAGATGTTACGGAGAAAATCAAAGGGCACATCGACGTCAGCAAAGCGCTAAATGCTCCAGGCCGTACTTATTATTCAAAAGTGGCTCGCAAATCTAGATTAGATGACTTATTGGATCGCCGTTTAAAGTTGGCCGAGGTCGAGGAGCAGATGGCTTCTAAAATTCCTTCTGATATGAAGCCGCTTCTTGTTTCTTCCCAAAATAATACAGCCAACAGCAAACAAACGTTTCTAGAGAAGCGTTTACTTCGCCTTACTGAAGTCCAAGCAAAGGGGGGTCCTGCAAACGTAAACTTGGAACTTGTTAATTCGCTGGCTAAACAAATTCAAACCGTGCGCTTACAATTTAGTCAGCTTAATCGATTTGCTAAAGTTTTTCGTTGTTATACAAAGGAGTGTAACACCAATTCAAATGCTGTCTCTCAAATAACCCAAAATACTTGCTACTCTCCCTTATGTCTTCAAAAAGCTCGGGCCAAAAAAGAACTTCTTTTGTTGTTACGAAAGGCGCATACTGCCGGTAATGGCTCAAAAGAGACAGTTGCCGCTATTTTGGGCGCTGTTAAAAAGCCATCTATTCTCGAGCAGAAGCTGACGGAGGGTAAAAGAGAATCCACTCAGGTGGCCGTGGATGATTCTGAAGAGGGGAAGCCAGCTGAATCCGAAGCGCCGTTGGATTTACTTCAAGATTGGGAACATGCACGAGCGCACGCCGTTCCTTTTAGCGATTCTTTATTGACCGAATGCATCCTGGTTGACCAGGAGTGCGTAACCAACACGAAAATTAAACAAGAGGTGAATGCCAGTTCCGGATGCAATACAACTCCTGACTCGAACACACAAGACTCCGATAAAATAGACTATATTGAGAGTATGGACGTTTGTAGTAATGTTGAAATTGAGAGTACCGAAGATTCCATTGTTACGGGCTTAAACTCTGGTAACGCTGAAGATGTCGATATGACACCTGGATGGCGGCGAAAGCGTAACCAGAAATCGAAAAAAAGCTACATCGGCACTAAAGATGTGTTGGATCAGACGTTAGACAAGGATATACCACTTAACAAACAGAACCGCAGATTTCCTATTACTGCACGTCCGGTTAAGCGCGAATGTGTCAAAAAATACGAACGAGAGACATTTGAGAATGGAAACGAGCGGGTCTATTCGACTAGTTCACCTCGGGGTCGTGTATACCTCCTTAATGATGCGGCCAAGTTGTATGAGCAAGCTGTCAAAACTGAGGATAAGTCAACGATAACTAAAAAGCCATCATACTCTCGGTATCCACTTATATCCAATTTTCTTACTCATAAAAAAAAGCGTAGCCTTTTAGTGCTACCACGATTTGAGCTCCTGAAGCTGGCTCGTCTGGGTGGAAAATCATCGACAAATGGTTTTCATCACGCTGCGAAAAATAACACAATTTGGCAGTATCAGTGCTCGCGTCCCCTCTTCCGAACCTGCTGGTCCTACAGAACATCTAATGCCACGTCCTTATCCAGCCTAGCACTTCAGCTTCGAATATTGTGGTCGTGTCTCCGCTGGGATGACATGATAGCAAAGCCCCCATCCACGGATGGGAAGCATCAGGTTACTACGGATACTGAAATTGTAACATTGGAATTGCTCAAACTTCGGCACTCAGGACGCTATGGTGAAAAAACAAGCTATTTGCGACGAAAAGTTGTTATTCCACTTGAAATGCCGAAGACTGTAAGAG AAGTAACATCCATACGGTCCGGACTGCGAAAACGAAAGCGTGCTGAATCTCCTCAGCCAACCGAGCCACAAATTACCGAGGAATGGGTCGACGAAGATAAATTGGAGTTatgggaaattaaatttatgggagaaaaacaagaaaaggcACGCCTATCAGCTGTTACGCGATCTGTAGCATCCCGTCAATTGGAGGCAAGTGGTAGTAATGGTTCCAACACTTCAACTAATGGAGCTCTTGGCGTCGCCGGACGCGTCCAACTGGCACCCAAGTTGAGTGAAGATGttaaagaaaaaatggaacaacaattaaaattacagCGCGCTGTTCATCAGCAGAGAAAATTGGTTGCAACTGGCGAAATAACCCGTTCTGTGACACCAG TTAAAGGCCAAGTTATCGGTAGCAGGCGTGTCATTGTTAAAAACCCTGATGGCACAACTCGAATTATTCAGCAGGCAGTAACACAGGTTTCAAGAACAGGAGGAGCTAatactgcagcagcagctgcttcaCCTACTGTAGGAGGCTCGACAAGCACTCAATCAAATCCATCCACATCTACACCGCATAAAGTACAAATTATAAGGGGCCCAGATGGCAAAGTAAGCGTACGCGGGTTGAATCCTGGGCAGCAGCTGGTTCAAATGCCGGATGGAAAACTCCATGTGCTGACTACCACAACATCTTCAAATTCGGCGGGGCAAG gaaacaaaatgaaggTTCCCATTAAGCCAGCTTCTACTTCGTCGTCACCGGCAATCAGTTCAGCACAGACTACTACAAATCCAGTGACGCCAGTGATAAAGCAAATTGCAGTTAAACATGTCACGAAAAATTCTGCGACCCAATCCATAGCATCATCCTCGCGCGTAGCCTTACCGCTTGCTCAAATTAAGAATAAGTTGTTACTggcccaacagcagcagcaatcaaCATCTTCATCACCAGCAACTTCATCATCCCCTGTGCAAAAGATAGTGTCGAAAGTGGTTAACACTAGTACCTCTGGGCAAACTCTACAGCAAGTATTCGTACAGTCTGGGTCAAAACTGGTAGTGGGCCAAAATGCACAAGGGCAAAAGGTTATTATATCTACATCGGCGGCACAACAGCAAGGAACATCACCGgttcaacagcagcaactagTACAATCGCAACCAATTCAGCAGTCACCACAACAGATCTCCATGACACAGGTCGGTAATCAACCAACGCAAAAAGTAATTCAGCAAATTGTTAATACCAGCAACGTGCAGCAGCAGATAGTAGTTGGCGGTCAACGGATTATCTTAAGCCCCGGTCAAACTATTGTTACTCAGAGGAATGTGCCGCAGAGTCAAGCATTGCAGATGGTTCAGCAGCAGATTCaaacccagcagcagcagcaacaacatcatgTCGTCCAGCCTCAGCAACAATTCGTTGTTCAATCAAACCAAATTGTACAATCTTCGCCAAGTGCACAAACCAAACTGGTTAAACAGCTTGTGGTTCAACAACAATCGCAGCAAACCATTGAAGAAAAAACGCAAATCACCACGACTGATAGCAATGAAACTGGCACACAACAAGTCTTGGTTCCAAATTCAACTTTAGCCCAGCAGTTAGCACAGGGCAAATTGCAGGTGGCAACAGTGAATGGGCAACAAGTAATCGTAAAACCGTTGGGAAATAATCAGGCTCAAATCGTGGCACATATTAAACACCAAGGTGATGGGAACGCTCACATCGTTACAAGTAATTCAGCTACTGCAGTACCTCAAGCTAACCCGCAGACCTCACCAGTCAAGCAACAGGCTCTCCCACCACAAAGTCCACAACAAGTCgttgtgcagcagcagcaaatacATCAACAGTCACCCACAAACTTCGAAAGTGGCGTTACCCCAATAACTCAGCAGCCGGTTCTCACCCAGGCTGTCCAGGCTCCAGCCCAACAGCAAGCCTTGAGTGTTGAGGAAAGTCTTCTGCAGAATCAGCCGCCTGGAACAGTAATTAAATGTGTCACCGCTCAAGTATTGCAAACCGAGCATGGTCCACGTATAGTATTGCAAGGCCTGGTGGGCAACGATTTCACTGCACAACAACTGCAATTGGTGCAAACGCAGGTGAAGCAGCAACTAATGAAGG CTCAAGAGTCAAATGGCAAACTTGGTGTTCTAGGCCCAACAAAAATATACTTGGCGGTACAGCCGGAAAATGCAGTTCAATCACAGCCACCTCCTCTAACCCCTGTTCACCAATCGGCTGCGCATCAGCAA